The Patescibacteria group bacterium DNA window TCGTCCTCCTCGGATTTGTGGGGTGGGGATTTGGGCACGGCTTGATTCGAGCGGTCGGCGGCATCATCGGCATCATCATTGCCGCCTTTTTAGCTAGTCATTACTATCTATGGTTGGCTGACATCATTGATGGTTTATTCGGTTCGTTTCAAGGCCTCGCGCGCATTGTCTCTTTTACCCTTATCTTCCTTGTGGTTGGAAGATTGTTTGGCTATGTGGTTCTCCTCATTGAAAGAGCGTTTGATATTTTGGCATTCTTGCCATTCCTCAAAAGCATTAATCGATTAGCGGGCGCACTTTTTGGTTTCATTTTTGGAGTGCTCGTTCTCGGTACCTTACTGTATGTCATTGGAAAGTATTCACAGTGGACGACGTTAAACGATGCGGCCGCGACTTCGCAGTTAGCTCAGTACGTTTTGTCATCGTCCGCAATTCTCCGACCACTTTTCCCTGATGCCCTTCGACAGTTACAGTCGTATTTCTAATCGCCGGTACATTTTATGCGGGTGATAGTCGTTGGCGATACGGCTTCTGGAAAGTCTAGTTTTTTGAAAACTGTAGCCGCAAAAGAATTTACCGTTCAGTTTGAAACATTTCTGCCCACTATTCATCCGCTAATTTATTCAAACCTTTTTGCACGGCGTGCGGCTTTTACTTCATATTATGCTAATCGAGACCTGGACATTTGGACCAATACGGTAAATCCAGTTTTTTATGAGTATAGCGTTCATTCTATGAAGGCATTTAACGAGGCCAGTATGGCGGCTGGAGAGTTGAACAAAAAGCAGTTTGAAGCGCTCGAACAATTACGAGGTTCAGTTCTTGATTTTTTTCCTATAGCAAAAGACGATGTCGTCCTACATTTCTTATGTAGTCGAAAGGTAAGCAATGAACGTGTTTTAGCGCGAGACGGCAATAAACATCTAAAGAGCCAAAAGTATTTCGATATTTTTCGCTCCTCTTTAGAAAAGGAATTTTCTAGTTGTTGTAAATATTTTGCTATCGACACAACAACGTTAACCGTCAGCGATGTTTACTCCATGGTAGTAAGTAAGCCTCTTCGTTGGTTGTCGTAAAGTATATGCTTTTTGATTCACACGCTCATCCTCATTTTAGCGCCTATCAGAACGATTCAGACGAGGTTATTCGTCGGGCGCTGGATGCCGATGTTGGCATGCTACTGGTTGGTACGCAGCAAGATACCAGTGCAGCGGCCGTTGCCGTTGCCGAGCGTTACAACAACGTCTGGGCAGCCATCGGGCTCCATCCGATTCATACAACCGATGGCTATTTTGATCCGAATGAAGAAACGAGTGCTGAACTGATTGGCGGCACATTTAAGCGGCGAGCCGAAACCTTTGACGCGACCAGTTACCGCGCCTTAGCCGCATCCTCAAAGAAAGTAGTTGCTATTGGCGAGGTGGGGCTCGACTACTACCGCCTAGAAGGGGATATGGCTACGCAAGCATGTATCAAAGAGACGCAGCGGCGGGTATTTGCCGAGCAAATTGCTTTGGCCGCAGAGCTCAATTTGCCACTCGCTATTCACTGTCGTGATGCACATGGGGATGTCTTTGCGATGCTCAGAGATGCCCAAGCGAAAAATCCTAAAGTGCGGGGTGTTATTCATTGTTTCACTGGTACGCCGGCAGAAGCTGAGCAGCATCGCTCCCTTGGTTTTCTCATATCTTTTTCAGGGATTGTGACGTTCGCCCGTGAATGGGATGAGTATATTCGTTCACTTCCGCTCGATGCCTTTCTTGTTGAGACAGACTCTCCCTATTTAGCGCCGAAACCATACCGAGGGAAAAGGAATGAACCCCGCTACGTTGCCGAAACAGTTGCACATATTGCCAGCTTGCGAGGAGAGCTGGTGGAAGTGGTAGCCAACGCAACTACGCAGAACGCTGAAAAATTATTTGGCGTTCGTTTGGCGGCTTTATAGCTTCAGACCCCGACAGTTTGCTATACTGAATTCATTATTAATTATTCATACACATGACTCCACGCCTCGTTATACCGTTTCGTGAACTTCGTATTACTGACGTACCGAAGGTTGGCGGGAAGAATGCGGCCTTGGGAGAGCTTTTTTCTGCGCTTGTGCCGAAAGGCATTTCTGTACCAGATGGTTTTGCGGTGACCGCGGACGCCTATCGGTTGTTCCTCAAGGCGAATCATCTAGATGAAATTATTGCTAACGAGCTGAAAGGTTTGAATACTGCGAAGCTTAGCGACTTACAGCGCTGCGGGCGAAGAATTCGTAAAATGATACGCAAAGCGCGCGTACCGGCAGAACTAGCAGCGGCAGTGCGTGCTTCCTATGCAACTTTTGAGGGTGAGTTTGGTAAACACGTTGATGTAGCGGTTCGTTCGTCGGCCACGGCAGAAGACTTGCCGGGTGCATCGTTTGCTGGTCAACAGGAAACGTACCTCAACATTCGCGGAGCAGACAATGTGCTCGATGCTATGCGTCGCTGTTTCGCGTCATTATTTACTGATAGGGCTATCTCTTACCGAGTGGATAAGGGTTTTGATAAGACGGCCATTGCCTTGTCGGTTGGTATTCAAGTTATGGTTCGCTCTGACATGGCGTCGAGCGGCGTTGCCTTTACCGTGCATACCGAAACAGGTTTTGAAAATGTCGTTGTTATAACGGCAGCGTACGGCCTTGGGGAAATGGTGGTGCAGGGGCAGGTGAATCCAGATGAGTTCATTGTTTTTAAACCGACTTTAGCCGCGGGCAAAAAAGCTATTATTGAACGTAAGCTCGGCAGTAAGGAAGTTAAGCTAATTTATGCCAAGTACGGCACAAAGCAGGTAGCCGTTCCAGCTGCTGAGCGCGTACAGTATGCCTTGAGCGACAAGGAGGTACACACGCTTGCAAAGTGGTGTGTGCAGATAGAGGCGTACTTTTCAAAACGAAACGGTCATTATCAGCCAATGGATATCGAGTGGGCCAAAGATGGTAAAACCGGGAAACTCTACATCGTGCAGGCGCGACCTGAAACCATTCACGCCACGGCTGACGCTCGGGTGCGCACGGAGTATGTACTGAAAAAAGCAGGCCGCGTTATTGTTACCGGTATC harbors:
- a CDS encoding CvpA family protein: MTSFFDFLTFDFVLLIVLLGFVGWGFGHGLIRAVGGIIGIIIAAFLASHYYLWLADIIDGLFGSFQGLARIVSFTLIFLVVGRLFGYVVLLIERAFDILAFLPFLKSINRLAGALFGFIFGVLVLGTLLYVIGKYSQWTTLNDAAATSQLAQYVLSSSAILRPLFPDALRQLQSYF
- the ppsA gene encoding phosphoenolpyruvate synthase; the protein is MTPRLVIPFRELRITDVPKVGGKNAALGELFSALVPKGISVPDGFAVTADAYRLFLKANHLDEIIANELKGLNTAKLSDLQRCGRRIRKMIRKARVPAELAAAVRASYATFEGEFGKHVDVAVRSSATAEDLPGASFAGQQETYLNIRGADNVLDAMRRCFASLFTDRAISYRVDKGFDKTAIALSVGIQVMVRSDMASSGVAFTVHTETGFENVVVITAAYGLGEMVVQGQVNPDEFIVFKPTLAAGKKAIIERKLGSKEVKLIYAKYGTKQVAVPAAERVQYALSDKEVHTLAKWCVQIEAYFSKRNGHYQPMDIEWAKDGKTGKLYIVQARPETIHATADARVRTEYVLKKAGRVIVTGIAVGSKIGAGKARVITSARGMSTFKPGEVLVTEITDPDWEPIMKIASGIVTNKGGRTSHAAIVSRELGIPCVVGTEVATKRIPAGKPVTVDCSSGEEGRVYAGKLPFVITEQKLDSIPETRTKIMVNVASPDDVFRFHTLPAKGVGLGRLEFIIA
- a CDS encoding TatD family hydrolase, yielding MLFDSHAHPHFSAYQNDSDEVIRRALDADVGMLLVGTQQDTSAAAVAVAERYNNVWAAIGLHPIHTTDGYFDPNEETSAELIGGTFKRRAETFDATSYRALAASSKKVVAIGEVGLDYYRLEGDMATQACIKETQRRVFAEQIALAAELNLPLAIHCRDAHGDVFAMLRDAQAKNPKVRGVIHCFTGTPAEAEQHRSLGFLISFSGIVTFAREWDEYIRSLPLDAFLVETDSPYLAPKPYRGKRNEPRYVAETVAHIASLRGELVEVVANATTQNAEKLFGVRLAAL